From the genome of Sphingobium sp. JS3065, one region includes:
- a CDS encoding MarR family winged helix-turn-helix transcriptional regulator, with the protein MSAPNSPSAVSPSQIAPASPLFLREDEIRRGIEMLYFGYSALTRSIDEGLAAQGLGRAHHRALYFISRQPDLTVKDLLRLLAITKQSLGRVLNDLIEQGYIETRQGANDRRQKLLRLSQAGVALEAELFRALREKMAAAYAQAGQGSVTGFWRVLEGLIPDQDRSMVFGLRGR; encoded by the coding sequence ATGTCCGCTCCCAATTCTCCATCAGCCGTCTCACCCTCCCAGATCGCGCCTGCTTCGCCGCTGTTTCTGCGTGAGGATGAAATCCGCCGGGGCATAGAGATGCTCTATTTCGGCTATTCCGCGCTGACCCGGTCGATCGACGAAGGACTCGCCGCGCAGGGGCTGGGGCGGGCGCATCACCGCGCGCTCTATTTCATCTCGCGCCAGCCCGACCTTACCGTCAAGGATCTGCTGCGCCTGTTGGCGATCACCAAGCAATCGCTGGGACGGGTACTCAATGACCTTATCGAGCAGGGCTATATCGAAACCCGCCAGGGCGCCAATGACCGGCGGCAGAAATTGCTGCGGCTGAGCCAGGCGGGCGTGGCGCTGGAGGCGGAACTGTTCCGCGCCCTGCGGGAAAAGATGGCGGCCGCCTATGCCCAGGCGGGGCAGGGGTCCGTCACCGGATTCTGGCGCGTGCTGGAGGGGCTGATTCCCGACCAGGACCGATCCATGGTGTTCGGCCTGCGCGGCCGCTGA
- a CDS encoding NAD(P)(+) transhydrogenase (Re/Si-specific) subunit beta, whose product MNAFVPFAAILSSVLFILALMWMSHPTTARRGVRAGEIGMAVAIIGALVQHEVVDYNLILIAMVAGAAVGIPMALLMPMTAIPQRTAISHAFGALAVGLIGAAEYYKHAHAEYAGGFIMWALMFEILLGFLTCTASVIAFAKLQELMGSRPVSFVGQRVVNGGVALAAVVVGTMLALDPTQTWLFPAFVALALLFGVLLVIPIGGADMPTVIALLNSYAGLAASAMGFALGNKLLIVAGALDGASGFILAVIMCKAMNRSFANVMFGGFGKVVAGAAGGKDDRVVRSASAEEAAMQLENASSVVIIPGYGMAVAQAQHKVSELYQALTKKGVDVKFAIHPVAGRMPGHMNVLLAEANVPYEQLIELDDINPELPQADVALIIGANDTINPSARDDPNSAIAGMPIIEADRAKSVFVIKRSMNAGFAGIDNPIYYNSNTQMLFGDAKDMVGTIAKELAGGGSGLH is encoded by the coding sequence AATCGGCATGGCCGTCGCCATTATCGGCGCGCTGGTCCAGCATGAGGTGGTCGATTACAACCTGATCCTCATCGCCATGGTCGCAGGCGCCGCCGTCGGCATTCCGATGGCGCTGCTGATGCCGATGACGGCGATCCCGCAGCGGACCGCGATCAGTCACGCCTTCGGCGCGCTAGCGGTGGGCCTGATCGGCGCGGCGGAATATTACAAGCATGCCCATGCCGAATATGCCGGCGGCTTCATCATGTGGGCGCTGATGTTCGAAATCCTGCTGGGTTTCCTGACCTGCACCGCATCCGTCATCGCCTTCGCCAAGTTGCAGGAGTTGATGGGCAGCCGCCCCGTGTCCTTCGTGGGACAGCGGGTGGTGAATGGCGGCGTGGCTCTGGCGGCGGTGGTCGTGGGCACGATGCTCGCGCTTGACCCGACGCAGACCTGGCTGTTCCCGGCCTTCGTGGCGCTGGCGCTGCTGTTCGGCGTGCTGCTGGTGATCCCCATCGGCGGCGCGGACATGCCGACGGTCATCGCCCTGCTCAACAGCTATGCGGGTCTGGCGGCGAGCGCCATGGGCTTTGCGCTGGGCAACAAGCTGCTGATCGTGGCGGGCGCGCTGGACGGGGCTTCCGGCTTCATCCTGGCGGTCATCATGTGCAAGGCGATGAACCGCAGCTTCGCCAACGTCATGTTCGGCGGCTTCGGCAAGGTCGTGGCAGGCGCGGCGGGCGGCAAGGACGACCGGGTGGTGCGGTCGGCATCGGCGGAGGAAGCGGCGATGCAGCTTGAAAACGCCAGCAGCGTCGTGATCATTCCGGGCTATGGCATGGCCGTGGCGCAGGCGCAGCACAAGGTCAGCGAACTTTATCAGGCGCTCACCAAGAAGGGCGTGGACGTCAAGTTCGCGATCCACCCCGTGGCGGGCCGCATGCCGGGGCATATGAACGTGCTGCTGGCCGAAGCGAACGTGCCCTATGAGCAGTTGATCGAGCTGGACGACATCAACCCGGAACTGCCGCAGGCGGACGTGGCGCTGATCATCGGCGCGAACGACACGATCAACCCGTCGGCCCGCGACGACCCGAACAGCGCCATCGCAGGCATGCCGATCATCGAGGCGGATCGCGCCAAGTCGGTGTTCGTCATCAAGCGCTCCATGAACGCGGGCTTCGCCGGGATCGACAATCCGATCTACTATAACAGCAACACCCAGATGCTGTTCGGCGACGCCAAGGACATGGTCGGCACCATCGCCAAGGAACTGGCAGGCGGCGGTTCAGGGCTGCATTGA